A stretch of Miscanthus floridulus cultivar M001 chromosome 13, ASM1932011v1, whole genome shotgun sequence DNA encodes these proteins:
- the LOC136499316 gene encoding peroxidase 73-like: protein MTWQGLSRHRPQRDTDVPSTTARQDLDTDRRPASIAIERELLSVRIDSDATMDPGFASQLNDTYSSDPNAFTFLDPWSVGFDNAFYQNLQVGKGLLGSDQVLYSDMRSHNTVNYYASNQVAFFGDFVAAMTKLGRIGVKTPATGGEICRDCRFLN from the coding sequence atgacgtggcagggtctgtcgcGCCATAGACCACAGCGCGACACTGACGTGCCAAGTACcacggcgcggcaggacctggacACAGACAGAAGACCAGCCTCTATTGCAATTGAACGGGAGCTGCTGTCGGTGAGGATCGacagcgacgcgaccatggaccccggcttcgcGTCACAGCTGAATGACACCTACAGCTCCGACCCCAATGCCTTCACCTTCCTCGACCCCTGGTCGGTGGGCTTCGACAACGCCTTCTATCAGAACCTGCAGGTCGGCAAGGGCCTCCTGGGCTCCGACCAGGTGCTCTACTCCGACATGCGGTCACACAACACGGTCAACTACTACGCATCCAACCAGGTTGCCTTCTTCGGCGATttcgtggcggcgatgaccaagctcgggaggatcggggttaagacgccggccaccggcggtGAGATAtgccgggactgccggttcctgaactag